The following proteins are encoded in a genomic region of Dokdonia donghaensis DSW-1:
- a CDS encoding nucleotidyl transferase AbiEii/AbiGii toxin family protein, which yields MISQEKNREAIEQVAIGLKELKETAVFVGGAVVSLYADNHAINEIRVTEDIDVTIKVKNYSDWIEIEEQLRDQKFYPDPVSTSIVRKTFKGIPVDIIPDGIDNPVNGNNKWYAYGFKDIHNAKVNTQEIQIFSPSIFIATKFEAFNSRGTDYRTSHDIEDILYVLLNNSDIVSEIKNTQKDVRLFIREQLALLLVQRSSDEILSANIDRQILTESLDLLKVTINQIIDS from the coding sequence ATGATAAGTCAGGAAAAAAATAGAGAAGCAATTGAGCAAGTAGCTATTGGACTTAAGGAACTTAAGGAGACAGCGGTGTTTGTAGGCGGTGCAGTGGTGAGTTTATACGCAGATAATCACGCAATTAATGAAATAAGAGTAACTGAAGATATAGATGTTACTATTAAAGTTAAGAATTATAGTGATTGGATAGAAATAGAAGAGCAATTACGGGATCAAAAATTTTATCCAGACCCAGTAAGCACCTCTATTGTGCGTAAAACATTTAAGGGAATACCTGTAGATATAATTCCAGATGGTATTGATAACCCCGTAAATGGTAATAACAAATGGTATGCATATGGCTTTAAGGACATCCACAATGCAAAAGTCAACACGCAAGAGATTCAAATTTTTAGTCCATCGATATTTATAGCTACTAAGTTTGAAGCATTTAATAGCAGAGGTACAGATTACCGCACCAGTCACGATATTGAAGATATACTTTACGTATTATTAAATAATAGCGACATTGTTTCTGAAATAAAAAACACCCAAAAAGACGTTCGTCTATTTATAAGAGAGCAATTAGCACTACTGCTTGTACAGCGCAGTAGTGATGAAATTTTGTCGGCAAATATTGATCGTCAAATTCTTACTGAAAGTTTAGACTTATTAAAAGTAACTATCAATCAAATAATTGATAGCTAA